AATCAACTTGCAGCAGCGCATTATGATGAACAGATTGCAAGATATCGCGAATTATCCGTGCGTCTAAACGAGTTGGAACGTGAGAAACAGGCTATTGTGCAGTTCATGGACCAAATTGAAGCAAAGAAACGCAATGTGTTCATGACAGCCTTTGAAAAAATTAACACAGAACTCAACTATTACTTTGAAAAGATATCCGGCGGCGGCAATGCAACACTAAAACTGGAAAACCCCGATGACCCATTTGAAGGCGGCATCGACATGATAGTGCAGTTCCCCAACAAACCCCAAATCACCGTAAGCGGGGCTAGCGGTGGCGAACGCAGTGTTTCAGCAGTCAGCTTCATTTTTGCGCTCAAAGGTTTCACGCCAGCATCATTTTACATTTTTGACGAGGTTGACGCGCACTTAGACGCTTTTCACACAACCAAACTCGCTGAGGTGTTGCGTGAGGAAGCAGGAAAAATCCAGTTTGTAGTCATATCACTGCGCCCTGAAATGGTTAACAAGGCACAGAAGGTTTACGGCGTCTATGAACGCAATGGAGTCTCAAATGTGGTAACAGCCAAGTTTCCATCGGAGGAGGCTAAACATTGACCGAACACCACCAAGCACCCGTCAGGCGACCGTTCTATCTTAGACCCCCGCTAAACATTCTTTTTGAACTTAGCAGAATCGATAAACTCACTCCATGGAACGTAAACATTGCGTATCTGTTGCGGTCGTTTCTCAGCCAGATGGAACAACAGGGCAATGTTGACTTTCGCGCTTCAGGAGTAGCACTGGACAGTTCAGCTTTAATTTACTTGATGAAATCAAAACTGCTACTCACACTCCAAGAGCCTCCAGCGCCACCGCCAAAGATACCACACGACTTCGTTCCGCCACCTCTATTTCTGCCCCTGCGTCATGAATTAACCTCAACCACAATTCAGCACCTACTTGAGGTACTTGATGACGTGTTAAAAGGCGAGAAAGGACTAAACATGGACCGTGTGGTTGTTCAGCAACCGGTTTTGCCTGCAGTGACGGATTTGTTGCCGCAGTTTGACCGCTTCATAGCTGAGTTGGAGCTGCAAGTTGACCAGCTCTATGAATTGCTTAAAGAGAAGGTGCATGGTCAAGGCATTATTGATTTCACAACTTTAACTAAGGGCATGACAAGAATTGAAGCTTTAAGAACATTCATTTACCTCTTGTTCCTTGCGCAGGACGGTTTAGTTAGCCTATGGCAAAATGAGGAAACAGAAGAACTCTACATTGCAGTGGGGAAAGTAAGCGTTGGAAAAGCCCAAAAATCAAACAGTTGAAACCAAAAAAGAAGACGAAGCGGTAGTTGAAGAAGAAAAACGCAAACATCAACTTGCACTAATAGAGGCAGCTCTCTACGTTGCAGGGCGCCCCCTTGACCTAAACGAGATAGCACAAGTAATGGGCAGCCGCTCAAAAAAGAAAGCCAAAAAATACTGCGACACCCTCAAAGCAGAGTACACCTCAAGAAGTACAGCGCTGGAGATTTTGGAGCTACGCGATGAGCGCTACGTCTTACAGGTTAAAGCCGAATTCACCCCACTAATCAAAAAACTGGTAAACCGTCCACTACTCTCTTCTGGACCCCTAAAAACACTCTCATACATTGCGTTTCGTCAACCTATTGCCCAAAAACGCGTCATAGACGTACGAGGACAACACACATACGGACACGTAAAAATGCTCAAAGACATGGGATTAATTGCGTCTGAGCGAAACGGCAGAAACTTAGCGCTGAAAACCACCAGTTACTTCTCAGACTACTTTGGCTTAACACAGGATCCATCGTTGATGAAAAGAGAGTTGAAGAAGATTTTTGGCGATACAATAAAAGAAGAGGGACAAAATCAATAAGCTTAATCTTTGTTTCCCAATTTTAAAGATGCGTCTTTTTGACAGCAAATAATCATCTTTATGTCTAAAATGTAACTGATTTTTGCCTTCTTTACGGTAAAGGAAAAATAGGCATAAAATTACCGTATTTTTGCAAGTTTTGAGACATTTTGAGATTTTTTTCTCAACCGAGATGGAAATAAGCATGTTTTTGTATTTAGTAATCACCGGTAAAAATGCTGGGCCATAACGTAGCAGAGTGTTGCAGGCCATGTCGGTGGTATCCTGCTTGCAATTCTGTGATATTATGTCTCAGCATGCCGACTTATTCTAACTGAATGAGGTGCCTATTAAAAAAACCAATAAAATACAGAACAGCAAACAAAACAACAATGTATTAATGGATACCTTTATATTGAAATTGTCGGTTTTACTGATTCGCAATTTAACATAATAAGGGAAATGTAAAATGTCAGTTTGGCACGGTTCAATGCGTAAAAGAAAAAGCACAGGCGGAAAAAAACGCGCTTACCGCGAAAAGAAAAAGTATGAAGCAGGCGGATTCCCTGCTGAAACAGTTCTTGGCGAACCAAAACGTAAGTTCAGCAGAGGATGCGGCGGCAGTACAAAAGTTAAAGTTTTAACAGAAAAGTTTGCCTCAGTCACAGACCCCAAAACGGGCACAACTGAGAAAACTGAAATCGTCCGCGTTGTCCGAAACATCGCCAACGTCGATTACAACCGAAGAGGCGTAATCACCAAGGGCGCAGAAATCGAGACAAGCCTCGGTTTAGCTAAGGTCACATCAAGACCAGGCAATGACGGCGTAATCAACGCTGTTCTAATCAAAGAAAAAGCATAATTTTTTTGCTTTTCCTAATTTTCATTTTTAATTTTTATTAATTGTTTTGCTAGTTTTTGGATTATGACTTCTTTGGGCTCTTTCTTATCCACCCGTATAGAACCAGATTTAATCCATGGTTGCTGTGGAAAATGATCCTCCAAATCCACCTCGTAGCCTAAGCCCAAACGGTTTGCGGCTTCTTGAAGCTCTAAAATTTTTGGGAGAGAGACTGCCATGTTTTTGGGTACGCGGCGTCCTTCTTTTCGGGTTTTGTTGACGTCAAAGTATACGGGCCAAATGATGGCTTGGTCAAGTTTGCGCATGATGTTTTTCTCCTATTTTTGGGCGTAGTAAACGACTAATTTTTGGGCGACCTCGTTTACTCTTACGAAGCCGAACCGTTCAAACTGTATGATATCGTCTGGCTTTAACTTTTTGCAAGCAGACTCCGCGTAGCCCTCAATTGCTGTGGCATCTTGCTGAATTACTTCGGCGGGGTACTCACTGCCTTTGGGTATCCACTGGATAAGTTGAACCTTGAGTTTGCGCACTTCCTCGTAAGATTCGCTGGCGTAGACAGCGGTAACATCCTTGTCGGTTACTGTTTGGATTTGAATGTTAAACAGCTCCATCAAGCGCATGGTCTGGTTTGGTTGCATTGTTTGTGCGTCTTTTTGGCTAATCCAAAACTCCACCGCCGCCTCAGTGCCTTCAGGCTTAACAAGATACTCACGGAAGCCCCGTTCTGTATGCTCAGGATGCAATGGCAACTTAGCGTGGAACACTTTTGGCAATCCTGTAACTTGGAGTGTGACGGGTTGGGCTACGAAGAAGTAGCGGTTGCTTGACGCGTCAAGGATTTTACGGTTATAAGCGTACAAGTTCTCCCAGCTCAACGTAACATCATTGGGTTTAATGCCCACATCAATTATCATTTTCTTAATAGCGTCAGGTGTTATGCCACGTTTTTTAAGAGCAGCAAACGTGCCCAAACGTGGGTCATCAAAGTCCTCAAAGTCACCTTCTTTTATGCCCGCAACAATTTTGGATTTTGACAGCGCGGCACCGGTGATTTTTAGTCTACCGTAATGTATGGCTTCTGGGTATTCCCAGCCAAAATGTTGGTACATGTATTTTTGGCGTACCATGTTGGTGTAGTGTTCTTTTCCGCGGATTATGTGGGTCATGCCCATTAGGTGGTCATCTACGCCCGCGGCTAAGTTATAGAGGGGCCAGAGAATGTATTTGCTGCCTACGCGTGGATGCGGATACTTCACGGTGTCAATGATTCGCAGGGCAGGCCAGTCACGCACGGCAGGGTTTGGATGCGCAATGTCAGTTTTAACCCGAACCACCGCTTCGCCTTCCTTGTAGCCGCCGCCAAGCATTTTATGCCAACGCTCCAACTGCTCATTGGGAGCTATGTTGCGGCAGGGGCAAGGCTGTTTTTCAAGGGTTTTGTTGTGGAAATCTTCAGGGGCACACTCACACACGTAAGCGTTGCCATCCCCAATCATCTGTTCCACGTATTTGTAGTAGATTTCAAGGCGGTCGCTTTGGATATATTCCTCATCAACTTTGCAGCCGAGCCCTTTTAGGTCTTTGCGGATGTTGTCGTAGTATTCGAGTCTGGGTTTTTTGGTTTTAGGGTCAGTGTCCTCAAAACGTAGAATGAATTTGCCATTGTACATGCGGGCATATTCGTGGCTGAGCACAATAGCGCGGGCTGAGCCTAAGTGTAATACGCAGTCAGGGTTTGGCGAAAAACGCGTGGTTATGGTCTTGTATTTTTCCGCATTGGGCAGAGGCGGCAGTTTCTTTTCTTCAGTTTCAGGTTTCTTTTGGGTTTCAGGCCAGTTCTGCTCCACAATTGCCTTCTGCTCAGAAAGAGGCAACCCATTAACCTCAGCAACAACCTCAACGATAACCGCGGAAAGTTCCTTAACGCGGCTACGCAACTCTGATTTTTCACCTAAAATCTTGCCCACCAGCGCGCCTGCTTGGGCTTTGCCACCATGAGAAACCGCGTTTAGCAGGGCAGCTTTTCGAATTAACTCTTTAAGTTCAAGGTCCTGATTAAGTGTCAATGGAATTGTCCTGAAACTACATGTTTCGCGTAATCAAGAATTCAGCGAACGCTTTTAATTTTTCCTTAGCCTGCGGCGTAGGCAGAAGCTTATCCACCTCAGTCCAACTATCCAAAACCATCCGCTCCGCAACCCCTTTGACATACTCAAACGCGCCACACTTCTTAATTATCGAAATGGCTTCGTCACGTAGGGCTTGGTCAAAAGTGTGCATACCCAAAATCTCCAGCAACCTCTCCTTATCATCAGTTGAGGCTTGCTGCAACGTGTAAATAACAAGCAAGGAACGTTTACCTTCGCTGATGTCGCCACCGACACCGCCTTTTTTCTTGGCAAACTCTGTGCCGGATAAGTCTAAAATGTCATCTTGCATCTGAAACGCCACACCAATGCTCTCGGCGAACCTGCCCAGTTTTTCAACTAACGCTGGTTCAGCACCTGACAGAACAGCTGCGAGTTTGGCGGCCATCCGCGCCAGCGTGCCTGTTTTGTAGGCACACATTTGCAAATAATCCTTCTCTGTTAGGTTATCAGCGTTTGCGGCTCCTTTGTGCCATGCAATATCCATGGCTTGTCCCATGCTCAGGTTCAGCATTTCCTGAACATAAACTTCGTAGGAGTCCCGCTGGATTTCAGCTGAGAGCTTGTCGCGGTTTGCCATGATGGGCAGCAGTGGCAGGTAGTACATTGCGTTTCCTGCATTAATGGCGACATCTACGTCGAAGATTTTGTGGGTACAGGGTTTACCGCGGCGCATCTCTGAGGAATCCTCAATATCATCAACAACTAAAGTTCCATTGTGGATGACCTCTGGGATGATGGCGAAGTCAACACAGTAATCATCTTTTTTGCCCAGCGCGTCACAAATCAGCAAAAACAGTGCAGGTCGCCAGCGTTTTCCGCCACGATTAAGCATGTCCCAGATTGGATCCGCAATTGCCTTGTTTAGGGGTTCAAGGTTGTAGCTGTACATTGGCGGAGTAACCTTGAACAAAACTGCGTCTTTAGAAAATTTTCTGGGAATGTATTTTTCGATTGCTTTGTCAATTTGCGGCGCTACTTCCAGAAGAAAACGTTCAATATCCATTTTAGTGTACTCCTCGGTTTGCGTATTTTTGCAGATTAAACCCTCTGGCGGAAAGCCACTGTCCCGTCTTGCCCGTGATAACCAGCGGAGTTTCTGCTAAATCATCCAGCTTTTCTGCACCCACCAAAAACAGGGCATTACGCAACTCCTCAATCAGGCAGGAAAGTTTGACTTCGGTTTCTTTTGCACCCAACACTGCTGCTTTAAGGATTGGCTGGGAGATGCTTGCTAAGTTAGCATTGAGCGCGAGGGCTTTGGCTATGTCGGTGCCGCTTCGTATGCCGCCTGATGCGATTATTGGGATTTTTACTGTTTGGGCGATTTCGATGAGGCTTATTGCTGTGGGGATGCCCCAGTCCCAGAATGCTTCACCAAGATAACGTTGAACCCGCTCTTTTTCTTCGGAACGGTAATACTCCACCGCCGCAAAACTGGTTCCGCCTACACCATTAACATCAATGGCAGCTACACCCGCAACTTCTAAAGCTTTGGCGTCTTCAGCTGAAATGCCCGCACCTGT
This is a stretch of genomic DNA from Candidatus Bathyarchaeota archaeon. It encodes these proteins:
- a CDS encoding polyprenyl synthetase family protein, with protein sequence MDIERFLLEVAPQIDKAIEKYIPRKFSKDAVLFKVTPPMYSYNLEPLNKAIADPIWDMLNRGGKRWRPALFLLICDALGKKDDYCVDFAIIPEVIHNGTLVVDDIEDSSEMRRGKPCTHKIFDVDVAINAGNAMYYLPLLPIMANRDKLSAEIQRDSYEVYVQEMLNLSMGQAMDIAWHKGAANADNLTEKDYLQMCAYKTGTLARMAAKLAAVLSGAEPALVEKLGRFAESIGVAFQMQDDILDLSGTEFAKKKGGVGGDISEGKRSLLVIYTLQQASTDDKERLLEILGMHTFDQALRDEAISIIKKCGAFEYVKGVAERMVLDSWTEVDKLLPTPQAKEKLKAFAEFLITRNM
- a CDS encoding 30S ribosomal protein S8e, which codes for MSVWHGSMRKRKSTGGKKRAYREKKKYEAGGFPAETVLGEPKRKFSRGCGGSTKVKVLTEKFASVTDPKTGTTEKTEIVRVVRNIANVDYNRRGVITKGAEIETSLGLAKVTSRPGNDGVINAVLIKEKA
- the scpB gene encoding SMC-Scp complex subunit ScpB, with amino-acid sequence MEKPKNQTVETKKEDEAVVEEEKRKHQLALIEAALYVAGRPLDLNEIAQVMGSRSKKKAKKYCDTLKAEYTSRSTALEILELRDERYVLQVKAEFTPLIKKLVNRPLLSSGPLKTLSYIAFRQPIAQKRVIDVRGQHTYGHVKMLKDMGLIASERNGRNLALKTTSYFSDYFGLTQDPSLMKRELKKIFGDTIKEEGQNQ
- a CDS encoding signal recognition particle protein Srp19, giving the protein MRKLDQAIIWPVYFDVNKTRKEGRRVPKNMAVSLPKILELQEAANRLGLGYEVDLEDHFPQQPWIKSGSIRVDKKEPKEVIIQKLAKQLIKIKNEN
- a CDS encoding glutamate--tRNA ligase, whose amino-acid sequence is MTLNQDLELKELIRKAALLNAVSHGGKAQAGALVGKILGEKSELRSRVKELSAVIVEVVAEVNGLPLSEQKAIVEQNWPETQKKPETEEKKLPPLPNAEKYKTITTRFSPNPDCVLHLGSARAIVLSHEYARMYNGKFILRFEDTDPKTKKPRLEYYDNIRKDLKGLGCKVDEEYIQSDRLEIYYKYVEQMIGDGNAYVCECAPEDFHNKTLEKQPCPCRNIAPNEQLERWHKMLGGGYKEGEAVVRVKTDIAHPNPAVRDWPALRIIDTVKYPHPRVGSKYILWPLYNLAAGVDDHLMGMTHIIRGKEHYTNMVRQKYMYQHFGWEYPEAIHYGRLKITGAALSKSKIVAGIKEGDFEDFDDPRLGTFAALKKRGITPDAIKKMIIDVGIKPNDVTLSWENLYAYNRKILDASSNRYFFVAQPVTLQVTGLPKVFHAKLPLHPEHTERGFREYLVKPEGTEAAVEFWISQKDAQTMQPNQTMRLMELFNIQIQTVTDKDVTAVYASESYEEVRKLKVQLIQWIPKGSEYPAEVIQQDATAIEGYAESACKKLKPDDIIQFERFGFVRVNEVAQKLVVYYAQK